In a single window of the Rhizoctonia solani chromosome 16, complete sequence genome:
- a CDS encoding glycoside hydrolase family 61 protein, translating into MKLFAGLALLAATATQVAAHYRFTSLLVNGANTGTYVNVRQNTNYNSPVTDVSSTDFTCNAGGRSAGSTSTATVPAGSTIGFALDQAIYHAGVINVYMAKAPNTAASFDGSGNVWFKVYQLSAVTNGGSTITFPADNLTQVTFKIPSTLPAGEYLVRIEHIALHASSSYPGAQFYISCAQVKVTGGGSRTPSPLVAFPGYYSGQEPGIKINIYYPIPTTYIQPGPAVWSG; encoded by the exons ATGAAGTTGTTTGCTGGCCTCGCTTTGCTCGCTGCTACTGCGACTCAGGTTGCTGCACACT ATCGTTTTACTTCATTGCTCGTCAATGGTGCCAATACCGGTACATATGTCAACGTTCGCCAGAACACGAACTACAACTCGCCT GTAACCGATGTGTCTTCTACGGACTTTACATGCAATGCTGGAGGACGTTCGGCAGGTTCGACTTCTACTGCTACAGTCCCGGCCGGGTCCACG ATTGGCTTCGCCTTGGACCAAGCTATCTACCATGCGGGTGTCATCAACGTGTACATGGCAAAGGCCCCAAATACAGCAGCCAGCTTTGATGGGTCCGGAAACGTCTGGTTCAAAGTCTACCAGCTCTCCGCCGTCACCAACGGTGGCAGCACTATCACATTCCCAGCGGACA ACCTAACCCAGGTAACATTCAAGATTCCGAGCACACTCCCGGCTGGCGAATACCTAGTCCGCATCGAGCACATTGCTCTGCAC GCCTCGAGCTCTTACCCAGGAGCACAATTCTACATTTCTTGCGCACAAGTCAAAGTTACTGGCGGAGGATCTCGTACTCCCAGCCCACTTGTCGCGTTCCCAGGCTATTACAGCGGCCAGGAGCCAGGAATCAAAATCAACATTTATT ACCCTATC CCGACCACTTACATCCAGCCCGGACCG GCCGTCTGGAGCGGTTAA